The Lolium rigidum isolate FL_2022 chromosome 1, APGP_CSIRO_Lrig_0.1, whole genome shotgun sequence region ATCGTTTGATTTGTGAACATCAAGCCCAACCAAACACGCTTAGCTActcaaggaaaaaagaaaaacgcGCGGCACGAAACGGATACCGCCCTGACAAACGAAAAATGGCTTTGGCACCAAGCTCCATGGAGCTCGCGTGCCAAATTGATGCACTGGATGGACGGTGGCTTATGTACGCGCCTGTCTTTCTGAATCCGATCGGCCGAGCTCAAAAATCTCATGGATGGACGGTGGCTCCTGAGCTAAAACATCTGATCAGTGGACAACGAGGTGAACCAGCTCAACTTTCTGGTCCGAGACCAGATCGGTGGCAACGCACGCTTGCGTCGGCGAGTGTCGCCAACAGGCAACAACCGATTGTAGACGCTGTTAAGCACGGACGGCCATCGTAGCCTTGTGCAGTGGATCTGCAACTGCAGCTCGTGTAGGTGGCTGACAAACAACTCAACCTCTTACATGTGTTCAGTATTTTGACCCAAGAACAGCTAAGTGCAAAGGTATCATCGTTCAACATAAAGCACATCTCCATTTTATTATCACTATCATGCAAGGTGCAGCAAACCAGTACAACAGAACAATCTCACAACCAGCGCGACCACGGCCTAGCACAGCAAGTTCATCCTTTGATCGACATAATTAAGGGCAACACGATTGGGTACAGATGCAAGACTCACTCCTTCCCGAGAAGGGCAAGGAGCATGCCCTCGTAGTCTCCGGAGGTGTCTCCGGCGACCGCCTTCTCCAGGGGGACGCTGTTCCTCTTCTGGTACACCTCTTTTATCAGTTTCAGGTCCACCTCGGCCCGGGTAGTGATGATCCTAGTGAGTGAGTTCTCATCTGTTCCGTTCCCTGCAATAGCCAACCTGACGACCTTCTCGAAGTACCTATCAGGGCAAGTGAAGCACCGGATCACTGCCCGCAGAGTTTTAAGGAACTCGTCTTTGGGATCAGCCTTGAGATCCTGTAAATAGCAGAGATTGTTAGAAAGTAGCTCCTCAGTGGACGAAGCCCAGAACTAGCTGGTTAAGGAAGATCATGCCCAATTTATGGACTTGCGCTTAAATATCATCAACTCTAAGAACAACATTCATGTAAGAAGAAGAATACCATTTACAGATGATTCAATTATTCATGGTTGTAAAACGTAGAGTTTGCGAAGTAGTGAACGTTTGTAAAGAAGCTCTAAATCTGTTACTAATTTGTATCCACAATGTGATCAGTTATAGGAACTCAAAAAAATGACTAGGAACATATCTAGATATAACACAATACAGacaagcacatgaaaatttatctATACTTCAGTTGGGTACTAACTGAAGAATAGGGTTGAGCTTGGATACACAATGTGTATTACATATGCTCCTATCAGGCAGAGCTGATAAATACTAATTGTTGAATACTTTTCCTTAGAAGTTGAACAATGCAGTGGCATTAGCACAGATGACGAGTCATGCGCTATGTTGTACCTTATTCATTGCATGACTGAATTtaacttttttttgcgggtacctGAATTTAACTTAGTAGACTGAAATGCAGACCAAAGGTTAACATATAAGCTGATGACATCCTATCAGATATTTAACAGACACGGCaaaaggaaagaagaaaaaaagctcTGTATGCACCTTATTGATTGGGTGACCAAATGAGTCATTGTAATTGTTGAATGTTGCAAGCAGCTGAGCTTTGCTTCGAGTAGTGAGGATCCTGATGATCTCATCATCAGCGTAAGCCTTATGCTCGATCTTATCCTGCAGTATTTTGGCTTCTGAATGTGCCAACCTTGTGTTGACCTCTGGTCCTTCATAGCGGTATGCGCTTACAAGTGGCACCAAAAGCTGAAATggagaaacaaagaaaaatccAGGTCTCCGTTAGCCAATATTAACGACGTCTGCACTGCTATTTCATTACATAGACTGAAATCAAGGTAGTGTGAATGGAATGGAACAATTGTGTCATGTTGTAAATTAGAATATCCTAACAATGTGCATGCACGTCATAGCTTGTTTTAATACCAGTAACACATCAAAATCAGACAATGACCTGGGACGGAGTAACTAAAGACAACATGGCATTCTATTTTGATTAGTAGAATTTAGACTGAAGGGATCTGAGACTTCATTTTGAAAATTTCAATTTCAGAAACCAGCATGCTGCAACATCAAAGAAACAATTACACTTTTGAAAACAAAGAAAATCAGAGTAATTTACAAAGTACACACAATAACTGATCCTGAAATATTCATAGATAAAGGTTTATTTCGCGGTCCATTTTGTGATTCGCGAagtcagaagctagcatatggcaaAAAAACAATTCTAATGACGCACAGACAGGTACAGCAGACCGGGGCACCGAACACTGATCGTGCAGAAGAGAGGAATGCAGTATACCTTGCGGAAGTCGCCGGTGACGTGGGCTGCGACGTCCTCCTCTAGCGATCGCTTGAAGCGGTCGTGGTATGCCTGCCTGACGGCGAAGAGCTGGGCGGAGCCGCGCGCGCAGGCGATCTCGACGAGCACGGGGCTCCCGGGCTGCCACTTGGTGGCCCCCTCGTTGGCCAGCACCGCGTCCCGCTCCGCGGGGTCCAGCGTCCACAGGATCACGGCCCTCTGGTCACGGCAAAAGCGAAACGGTCGATCAGAGATCTGGAAACGGTCGGGGTTTGTCTGTTTGCGGCAGAGGAAAAAGTAGCGAGGCGGTTGGTTACCTCGAAGTCGCCGGAGATCTCGTCGGTGATGCTGCGCAGGAGCTCCTCGCCGTAGGTTTCGGCGTAGTGCCTGCGGATGGCGCGGCGCTGCGCGGCGTCGCGGTGGCCGAGGATGGAGATGATGAGCGCCTCGTTGGTGCCCCACCCTGCAGCACGCGCGAGCGGAAACAGAGAGACAGACACAGGTCATCACACCGATCGCGCGGAGAAATGGGGATCGGTGTGCTGGAGTGAGGCAGCGTACCTTCGAAGGCCTTGCGGAGCTGCTCGCAGTCGTCGCCGACGGCCGGGACGGAGGCGGGGACGGTGAGCGTGGCCATCGGTGCTTGGTCTGCCTGCCGGGATCGGACGCGATGGGATGGGATGCGGGATCTCGAGATGTGCTGCGGGGATTGCGCGTTTCTGTAGGGGAGCAGGGGGGCTATTAAAACGGGAGCGATCGGCCGGGGGTTTAAGGAAAGCGATGGGCGGCGTGGGTGCCACGTAAGTAATTAGTGGGGGAGCAGTGACCATCTGACCTGGATCACCTGCATCCCTGTAGCACTGTATGGACGCGTGATACACGTTTGCCCCTGGCCGGCCTCCTGTGTTGTGGAAAGACCTCGAGTCTTAAGTGCTAagtctgcagggatgtcatagTTTATGGAAATATGTAATGCCTGCAATTGTTATTGTACAGCTAACATTATCATGTTGGTCTAAGAAAATGACCTAACAGCTCATCTTGACGTTAGTACCGATCTAAAATAAGCTAGCAGCCACAGGTTGGTTCATCTTGGGTTAATGCGAAGGTTGATCTGATCTGGTTGTTGTGTCACGGTGGTGATCGTGCGGCGTTCATGGTACGCAGATAGCATCCTGCATTGCGAGTGGCGACTGGCGGCTTGGTCGCGTGGCCTTGTGTCTCGTGCATGGCTTCGAATTCTAGTGGTGTATATCTGCCTATCGGGTGATAACCTCGGGAACAGTGTTGTGTGCCTCTTGTTGCGTCCCGGTTTTTCGGCACGGTATTTCTTGTAAACAAtcaatgcatgattttttttacaTCATTTCCCTTGTAATGTGGGTCAACTATCTGCATACACTCTTTGCGATAGATATTGACTGCcttaagttaaaataaaatagtaAATGTGAGAAACAGAGGGTAGTTGTCAAGGTCTTAGTAAATGCATTTGTTTGTAGACTGGTTCCTCCTCTTTTGGACCGTAATCAATTGGACTTTGGAGACATGGGACATCTGGTCGCGGCCACTAACAATTATGTCACTCTCTCAAAGTCTCAAGTGGTACCATCGTAACGATGGGCCAAGTCTACCCGGAGTGCCAAGTGGCAAAACATCATCCTGTCAAAAAACAGAACATCGCCACGTTCTGTCGTGGGACTCTCTCCCTGGGCCGTCGCCAGTCGCCGCGTCGAGTCTTGACCGACCGAGCGAACCTTTCTTCCTTCCACTTCCAGGTTGGTCTCGGCACGCACACACACGTGGTGATTGCCCCACCAGTCAGCGCCCGGCCTCCCCGTCGCTTGATGGCCGCGAGACAATCACCGCCAGTGGCCAAAGCCGCCAAACCAGCCGGGCGCCTCATGTGTCCTGCTCACCCCCACATCCACGCTTCCATTCCGGCATGAACCAATCGCTCTCGATCCTAGCAACGAGGCGGCCTGAAAAGAGGTTGGTTGGCCCCTCGGCTCCGGGAAGAACATGGGCGCGGGCCCTGGTGTCGCGGAGATGGGGTACCTACAATCGCTGGGCGGCGCACCTCGTGTCCGACCTCGCCACCGTCATCATCAACTCCATCTCTGAGCGGGATCCCTCCTCCCACCTCCCTGTGAGAACCCCACCTCCCTATGCACTTCTGTAGGTGGAGACACCCAATGCTTGGACATTTCCTAACGTATGGACCCCTCCCATCCCCGCTCATCGCTCCTGTGCGCGACGGGGAGGGAACCCTACCCACCCTCACCTCCGGTCCCCCACACCCTTCTGGAAAAATGTCGACCCCCCGGTATTTTAGGTTAGGGGCTttatatagtgcgaaggagaggtcaagggggtggccaaggcggccagaccacccctaggcgaggCCAAgcctggcccgtgcctaggggtgggcCCCTTGTGGCTCCCCtctgtctcgtcttctggctccgtgagtcttcaggtgaaatatgAGTTTTGCGATATTTTCGAGGAATTTTCCTAAAAGTtgggtttctgcacaaaaacgagacaccagagcaattctgctgaaaacaacgttagttcgtgttagttgcattcaaaacacacaaaatagagggcaaacaacaacaaaagtgttcaGAAAAGTAGAtatattttggacgtatcaccggccTCATGTGTTATGGAAAGACCTCGAGTCTCAAGTGCAGAGATGTCATAGTTAATCTAAATATATGTAATGCCTGGAATTGATATTTGACAGCTAAGACTTTCATGTTGGTCCCAGAAAATGAGTTAACAGCTCATCTTGACATGAAAGACCATCTAAAATAAGC contains the following coding sequences:
- the LOC124672266 gene encoding annexin Gh1-like; protein product: MATLTVPASVPAVGDDCEQLRKAFEGWGTNEALIISILGHRDAAQRRAIRRHYAETYGEELLRSITDEISGDFERAVILWTLDPAERDAVLANEGATKWQPGSPVLVEIACARGSAQLFAVRQAYHDRFKRSLEEDVAAHVTGDFRKLLVPLVSAYRYEGPEVNTRLAHSEAKILQDKIEHKAYADDEIIRILTTRSKAQLLATFNNYNDSFGHPINKDLKADPKDEFLKTLRAVIRCFTCPDRYFEKVVRLAIAGNGTDENSLTRIITTRAEVDLKLIKEVYQKRNSVPLEKAVAGDTSGDYEGMLLALLGKE